In a genomic window of Acidilobus saccharovorans 345-15:
- a CDS encoding MogA/MoaB family molybdenum cofactor biosynthesis protein: MVNFSLVVTSDHVYRGEKADEVTPLVKERLAKEGHQLIYSVVVPNNPDIIKSAVLDAASRADVVLVSGGTGPSPRDISYDVVKELASKELPGFGELFRFKSLESVGSGVILTRASAFVLGRSLVVVVPGSPSAMGIALEILMPIVNHAVEQIHGEPHH; encoded by the coding sequence ATGGTGAACTTTAGCCTTGTGGTAACAAGCGATCATGTATATAGGGGCGAGAAGGCTGACGAGGTGACGCCGCTAGTTAAGGAGAGGCTTGCGAAAGAGGGACATCAGCTAATCTATAGCGTAGTGGTGCCAAATAACCCTGACATCATCAAATCTGCAGTCCTTGACGCGGCATCGCGAGCGGACGTTGTTCTAGTTAGCGGCGGCACAGGGCCCTCGCCCAGGGATATATCCTATGACGTGGTTAAGGAACTAGCGTCCAAGGAGCTCCCAGGCTTTGGCGAGCTGTTCAGGTTCAAGAGCCTCGAGAGCGTGGGCTCTGGAGTCATACTTACCAGGGCGTCCGCCTTCGTTTTAGGGCGCTCCCTTGTGGTGGTCGTGCCTGGAAGCCCCTCGGCTATGGGCATAGCCCTTGAGATACTTATGCCAATAGTCAATCACGCAGTGGAGCAGATACATGGGGAGCCTCACCATTAG
- a CDS encoding S53 family peptidase yields the protein MKGGKLVGLTILLLMLISFTSALSWTPPARALEPSANYYGPQLNGSVIGPLSPNYLVSLSVLIPPRNLNELMLIAQEVAEHQAKPLSRSEVLQLFAPSQQEFNSIENFLEESGFVVTYVSPDRLSLMVQAPASVVEKVFGVQLDLYQGPNGEVYYAPAGMPRIPEALQGTLILGLTNRTAFKPQYVVAGRISHYTFIPANSSLPAPLQVASSHTYYTPADFEGAYNVTNLIPYSQNASIAIIDAYGDPLIYQDVAEFDQKFNLPPANLTVIPIGPYHPSLGLSTGWYIETALDVEAAQSMAPFAHIYLVIASNNGNALFEAIDYVVSTDLADAVSMSWGAPESLFAESGVYTTYPAFILNYPFADYYFALGAAEGISFFASSGDEGAFDTTPTTYGAVLFPSSSPFVTAVGGTTLYVNVTSGSIEFLNSTGTYGYETAWSVSPLYGSSEVASTGGFSSLFPKPWYQYGVVNGTFRTTPDVATDANPYTGFVEIATGQMIVIGGTSLASPLWAGITADIDGYLGMKLGLINPLLYTIYKNKTLYNMAFHQITFGYNGKYLAHAGYNLVTGLGSPNAGLLAYAIKYELTHFPSLKVAVTTYEPGAEYSWYFYNSTFEVVAAIYYPNGTPATSGKFNVYVFTTEGLGEEVPLQFNGTYWVGEVYVKPGLPPNVWTVLVNGTSAGISGSGATDVYVGTGITIIEPVPYPYAPAIPVNEPFQVEVYATYPNGTPVTSPSITAVFYHNGINYFNATLLPVNVTEYPGLYEGTALLPYPEPQGAYIMYIYTTAANGAVDGDAYEYVYFGEQIINAYVITPLNDGTPSVSPGQTLLFLAMVSDPFGFGYFTSSVFVDIYNLNGTLVAQVPLQPAPSPLLYYQIGYFVVPSNMPPGWYNAVFVSEENTSTGPLFGYFNQSFYVAPTQLSGDIITAAYSIEGVWLNIYASIDYPNGTPVTQGTFLATLVPTQDLYNVMLLGFEVGIPLQYNSSLGMWVGKVYVPSVYTSYLLSPYVGEGLYSLAGPWTLVISGEDANAVNLYPISYNITVAPFAAPIDGEGLLAYVESHSTEEISALSTMASNTESVKGAKSSTTALLSGSANVQEAAEINMLNLINALKVAQTTTTKATASSAPAEYYVIASVVVAALLAGILIGRKSV from the coding sequence ATGAAAGGAGGGAAGCTAGTTGGCTTAACTATACTCCTACTAATGCTAATCTCGTTTACATCAGCATTGTCCTGGACCCCTCCAGCTAGGGCCCTAGAGCCTAGCGCAAACTACTATGGACCCCAGCTTAACGGCAGCGTGATAGGGCCGCTCAGCCCCAATTATTTAGTGAGCCTATCAGTGCTCATACCGCCGAGAAACCTCAACGAGCTGATGTTAATAGCCCAGGAGGTTGCTGAGCATCAGGCCAAGCCGCTGTCGAGGAGCGAGGTGCTCCAGCTCTTTGCGCCCTCGCAGCAGGAGTTTAACAGCATCGAAAACTTCCTTGAAGAGAGCGGTTTCGTAGTGACCTACGTAAGTCCTGACAGGCTCTCTCTGATGGTCCAGGCGCCTGCCTCCGTAGTTGAAAAGGTGTTCGGAGTTCAACTTGACCTTTACCAGGGGCCTAACGGGGAGGTTTACTATGCGCCTGCGGGCATGCCCAGGATACCAGAGGCACTTCAGGGAACCCTGATACTGGGCCTCACTAACAGGACCGCCTTCAAGCCGCAATACGTTGTCGCCGGCAGGATAAGTCACTACACATTTATACCTGCCAACTCAAGCCTGCCAGCGCCTCTGCAGGTAGCGTCGTCACACACCTACTATACGCCAGCCGACTTCGAGGGCGCGTACAACGTGACGAATTTAATCCCCTATAGCCAGAACGCGTCAATCGCCATAATAGACGCCTACGGCGACCCCCTGATTTACCAGGACGTGGCAGAGTTCGACCAAAAGTTTAACCTGCCACCGGCCAACCTGACGGTTATACCCATAGGCCCCTACCACCCGTCGCTTGGCCTGTCAACAGGCTGGTACATAGAGACCGCTTTAGATGTTGAGGCAGCGCAGAGCATGGCTCCCTTCGCCCACATATATCTGGTCATCGCATCTAACAATGGAAACGCGCTCTTTGAGGCCATAGATTATGTCGTAAGCACCGACCTAGCTGACGCGGTCTCCATGAGCTGGGGGGCGCCTGAGAGCCTCTTCGCAGAGTCAGGAGTTTATACCACCTACCCAGCCTTCATATTGAACTACCCGTTCGCCGACTACTACTTCGCCCTTGGCGCTGCCGAGGGCATAAGCTTCTTCGCCTCCTCAGGCGACGAGGGCGCCTTCGACACCACCCCGACAACCTATGGGGCCGTGCTGTTCCCATCCTCATCACCGTTTGTAACTGCGGTGGGGGGCACCACACTCTACGTTAACGTCACATCGGGCTCCATAGAGTTCCTTAACTCTACTGGCACCTACGGCTACGAGACAGCATGGTCTGTGAGCCCGCTCTACGGCTCCAGCGAGGTGGCCTCAACCGGAGGGTTCTCAAGCCTGTTCCCCAAGCCCTGGTATCAGTACGGCGTCGTTAACGGCACGTTCAGGACGACGCCTGACGTGGCCACTGACGCTAACCCATACACGGGCTTCGTGGAGATAGCAACTGGACAGATGATAGTTATCGGAGGCACTAGCCTTGCCTCACCCCTCTGGGCCGGCATAACTGCTGATATAGACGGCTACCTAGGAATGAAGCTGGGCCTCATTAACCCGCTGCTTTACACCATTTACAAGAATAAGACGCTGTATAATATGGCTTTCCACCAGATAACCTTCGGCTACAACGGCAAATACCTGGCGCACGCCGGCTACAACCTGGTCACAGGGCTTGGCTCTCCAAACGCTGGCCTCCTGGCTTACGCCATTAAATATGAGCTGACGCACTTCCCGTCGCTCAAGGTGGCAGTGACAACCTACGAGCCTGGGGCTGAGTACTCATGGTACTTCTATAACTCCACGTTCGAGGTGGTGGCAGCAATATACTACCCTAACGGGACGCCTGCGACAAGCGGCAAGTTCAACGTGTATGTCTTCACTACTGAGGGACTTGGTGAGGAGGTTCCGCTTCAGTTTAACGGCACCTACTGGGTAGGGGAAGTTTATGTCAAGCCCGGGCTGCCGCCCAACGTGTGGACTGTGCTCGTTAATGGCACCTCTGCGGGCATTAGCGGCAGTGGCGCCACCGACGTCTACGTAGGCACCGGCATAACAATCATAGAGCCCGTCCCCTACCCATACGCGCCTGCTATACCGGTTAATGAGCCGTTCCAGGTTGAGGTCTACGCAACTTATCCCAACGGGACTCCAGTCACTTCACCCTCAATTACAGCTGTCTTCTACCACAACGGTATCAATTACTTCAACGCTACCCTGCTGCCGGTTAATGTGACTGAGTACCCAGGACTCTATGAGGGCACGGCCTTACTGCCCTACCCGGAGCCGCAGGGCGCTTACATAATGTATATTTACACCACGGCCGCTAATGGAGCCGTGGACGGCGACGCATATGAGTATGTTTACTTCGGAGAGCAGATCATAAATGCGTATGTCATTACTCCTCTCAACGACGGCACCCCAAGCGTCTCGCCGGGCCAGACACTATTATTCCTAGCCATGGTCTCTGACCCGTTCGGGTTTGGTTACTTCACCAGCAGTGTGTTTGTAGACATCTATAACCTCAATGGAACCCTCGTCGCCCAGGTACCCCTGCAGCCGGCGCCTTCGCCACTGCTCTACTACCAGATAGGGTACTTCGTTGTACCGAGCAACATGCCCCCAGGATGGTATAACGCCGTCTTTGTCAGCGAGGAGAACACGAGCACCGGGCCGCTCTTTGGCTACTTCAACCAGTCCTTCTACGTGGCCCCCACGCAGCTTAGCGGAGATATAATTACGGCGGCATATTCTATAGAGGGCGTGTGGCTGAACATCTACGCCTCCATAGACTACCCCAACGGAACACCAGTGACCCAGGGGACCTTCCTTGCCACCCTTGTGCCCACCCAGGACCTCTATAACGTAATGCTACTAGGGTTTGAAGTCGGCATACCGCTGCAGTACAACAGCTCCTTGGGAATGTGGGTCGGGAAGGTGTATGTTCCGTCGGTCTACACCTCATACCTCTTGTCACCCTACGTAGGCGAAGGACTTTACAGCCTGGCAGGTCCATGGACCCTGGTGATCAGCGGCGAGGACGCCAATGCGGTGAACCTGTATCCCATCAGCTATAACATAACTGTTGCGCCGTTTGCCGCACCTATAGACGGTGAAGGCCTGTTAGCCTACGTGGAGTCGCACTCGACTGAAGAAATCTCGGCACTGTCAACAATGGCGAGTAATACGGAGAGCGTCAAAGGGGCGAAGTCCTCGACAACTGCTCTACTATCTGGCTCGGCAAACGTGCAGGAGGCCGCTGAGATCAACATGCTTAACCTCATCAATGCACTCAAGGTGGCCCAGACAACCACAACAAAGGCTACAGCCTCCTCTGCGCCGGCAGAATACTATGTAATAGCAAGCGTTGTTGTGGCAGCGCTGCTGGCAGGTATATTGATAGGAAGGAAGTCAGTATGA
- a CDS encoding ASCH domain-containing protein: protein MLTVKKKYLKLILSGRKTSTIRLGNLQVRGRYLKVVSSGRPVAVVRVEEVIHKKVKDLTDEDAELDGFSGLAELFRELRSIYGDFMLEDDITIIRFSLVRAIEGSEAGGNHGAPRGRISTRGVDVNRTSLQSQIKRAERR from the coding sequence ATGCTTACTGTAAAAAAGAAGTACTTAAAGCTCATACTTAGTGGAAGGAAGACCAGTACCATAAGGCTTGGTAACCTTCAGGTGAGGGGCAGGTACCTTAAGGTCGTCAGCTCGGGCAGGCCTGTTGCAGTGGTCCGAGTGGAGGAGGTCATACATAAGAAGGTAAAGGACCTGACCGATGAAGACGCAGAGCTCGACGGGTTTAGTGGTCTGGCGGAGCTCTTTAGGGAGCTTAGGTCGATATATGGAGACTTCATGCTAGAGGATGACATAACTATCATAAGGTTCTCCCTTGTAAGGGCCATCGAGGGGTCTGAAGCTGGTGGGAACCACGGAGCTCCCAGGGGCAGGATATCTACACGTGGCGTTGATGTAAACAGGACGAGCTTGCAAAGTCAGATTAAAAGGGCCGAAAGGCGATAA
- a CDS encoding DUF2258 domain-containing protein: MSAQNPSSDESVSRDLERAEEYEVTVAGGSVLGANRYQISTGVIIAARYADKLRRVALVALGKYIPKDVIIRDIAQLNKDLYHEIVEKRKLGKLDLVRITVTLHYDENEKRLVFDDIKISAFVNEDECKQAYEKELEDLRRQVQELSEENNKLKESLNKIKEIIQA, encoded by the coding sequence GTGAGCGCCCAGAACCCTTCCTCGGACGAGAGCGTCTCCAGAGATCTCGAGAGAGCTGAAGAGTATGAGGTGACCGTGGCCGGGGGCTCTGTGCTAGGCGCCAACAGGTATCAAATAAGCACTGGCGTCATAATAGCCGCTAGGTATGCTGACAAGCTTAGAAGGGTAGCGCTTGTGGCCCTCGGAAAATATATACCAAAGGACGTCATCATAAGGGACATAGCCCAGCTTAACAAGGACCTTTACCACGAGATCGTAGAGAAGAGGAAGCTCGGGAAGCTCGACCTAGTAAGAATAACCGTAACGCTTCATTATGACGAGAATGAGAAGAGGCTGGTATTTGACGACATAAAGATATCGGCCTTCGTCAATGAGGACGAGTGCAAGCAAGCCTATGAAAAGGAGCTCGAGGACCTCAGAAGACAGGTCCAAGAGTTGTCCGAAGAGAATAACAAGCTTAAGGAAAGTCTCAATAAGATTAAGGAAATAATACAGGCCTAG
- the trxA gene encoding thioredoxin: MSAENDDEELRRILQKKKEELLAKLSSQSTEGDSSSGNGSQEPPVAELNDSSFDEFIASHRAVVVDFWAPWCAPCFLVAPIIDDLALQHKRIAFARVNADASPETASKYYVMSLPTIMFFLDGQEVDRVVGAVPEEVLEERVQWLESKL, from the coding sequence ATGTCAGCAGAAAATGATGATGAGGAGCTCAGGAGAATTCTCCAGAAAAAGAAAGAGGAGCTCCTCGCTAAGCTTTCCTCTCAGAGCACCGAGGGAGATTCTAGCAGCGGCAACGGCAGCCAGGAACCCCCTGTAGCGGAACTTAATGACTCATCATTTGACGAGTTCATAGCTTCCCACAGGGCAGTGGTGGTTGACTTCTGGGCTCCGTGGTGTGCGCCATGCTTTCTCGTGGCGCCTATAATAGATGACCTAGCTCTTCAGCATAAGAGGATAGCTTTTGCCAGGGTTAACGCCGATGCAAGCCCTGAGACTGCCTCTAAGTACTACGTGATGAGTCTGCCAACAATAATGTTCTTCCTAGATGGCCAGGAGGTTGATAGAGTTGTTGGCGCAGTCCCAGAGGAGGTGTTGGAGGAGAGGGTACAATGGCTAGAGTCAAAGCTCTGA
- a CDS encoding S-methyl-5'-thioadenosine phosphorylase: protein MMEIISPPGIRAQVGVIGGSGLYEAGILSNPVEVKVNTPYGEPSDYITVGEVAGVKVAFLPRHGKGHRYPPHMVNYRANIWALKALGVKWVISVSAVGSLREEMKPGDIVLPEQFIDMTKGRKYTFFDGPVTVHVSMADPFCKHLVDELYNSAVKLGYRVHRGATYVCIEGPRFSTRAESRVWRDVFKADIIGMTLVPEVNLACEAELCYATLATVTDYDVWAEHPVTAAEVARVMEENTEKARKVLYDVIPRLAGSPDESRCSCCRALQNAIQ, encoded by the coding sequence ATGATGGAAATAATCTCGCCTCCAGGGATAAGGGCGCAGGTCGGCGTCATAGGCGGCTCGGGCCTCTACGAGGCTGGGATACTAAGCAACCCTGTTGAGGTCAAGGTTAACACGCCATACGGCGAGCCAAGCGATTATATAACTGTAGGAGAGGTGGCCGGCGTCAAGGTGGCCTTCCTGCCGAGGCACGGAAAGGGACACAGGTATCCGCCTCACATGGTTAACTACAGGGCAAACATATGGGCCCTGAAGGCCCTTGGGGTCAAGTGGGTCATAAGCGTCTCGGCAGTGGGCAGCCTAAGGGAGGAGATGAAGCCTGGAGACATAGTGCTGCCAGAACAGTTCATAGATATGACCAAGGGCAGGAAATATACCTTCTTCGATGGGCCCGTGACGGTTCACGTCAGCATGGCAGACCCCTTCTGCAAGCACCTGGTTGATGAGCTTTACAACAGCGCGGTCAAGCTGGGCTACAGGGTGCACAGGGGGGCCACCTATGTGTGCATAGAGGGCCCGCGCTTCTCGACTAGGGCGGAGAGCAGGGTCTGGAGGGACGTGTTCAAGGCGGACATCATAGGCATGACCCTGGTGCCTGAGGTTAACTTGGCCTGCGAGGCGGAGCTATGCTACGCTACCCTTGCCACCGTAACAGATTATGATGTTTGGGCGGAGCACCCTGTGACGGCCGCGGAGGTGGCGAGGGTCATGGAGGAGAACACGGAGAAGGCCAGAAAGGTCCTGTATGACGTAATACCCCGCCTCGCGGGCTCACCTGACGAGTCGCGCTGCAGCTGCTGCAGGGCGCTTCAAAATGCGATACAGTGA
- a CDS encoding AMP-binding protein: MSAEGFGGKPILIPPQVSYLKSLAEKDPVSFWDSVAREETNLIYWKRLWDKTFEWEPGRPYRWFVGGVTNAEYSHIDFPVEKGFGNKAIYIYENAELGITKAYTFAQYRSMVLKYAAAMRALGIRKGDRVLLYMPTRVEAIAVLHAAARIGAIASSVYAGFSAGSLRDRIMLTGAKVVFTQDFNMRRGKLIELKSVVDDAIKSVEKSPVEKVVVFRSEYTEKEAPMAKGRDLYFDEFLEMSKQGSSDVEWLESNEPLLITPTSGTTAKPKPVVHKHGPFQVHVVTMGRWIYDLRSEDTWFITSDVGWQAGVSYMVWGVPIFGATSIVYDGTPDYPRPDMWWDVIERNGVTKLWISPTGIRLLSKYGAEYAKKHDLSSLKVVFSAGEPLNPEPLRWLMYDVLEGRVPVIDHYWQTETGGPVVGNPYGIQMIPIKPGSAGIPLPGIVGYVANEETGQPAKPGEKGVFVMKYPFPGYTSELWQDYQWYLKSYWEARPQLKGLIYSGDAAMVDEDGYIWFLGRADDVIKISAHRIGTFELESALVSHPAVAEAAVIGVPDPTRGQVAVGFVVLKEGYKPSEELKKELMDHVKKVYGPIAVFKTIEIVKALPKTRSGKIMRRVIRAVYLNEPLGDLSTLEDESEVEEIRRAIEQFRAAMKESS; this comes from the coding sequence ATGTCTGCGGAAGGCTTTGGAGGCAAGCCTATACTCATACCTCCCCAAGTCTCTTACCTTAAATCGCTCGCGGAGAAGGACCCGGTTAGCTTCTGGGACTCTGTTGCGAGGGAGGAGACAAACCTAATTTATTGGAAGAGGCTGTGGGACAAGACGTTTGAGTGGGAGCCGGGAAGGCCCTACAGGTGGTTCGTGGGCGGTGTGACTAATGCAGAGTACAGTCACATAGATTTTCCTGTGGAGAAGGGCTTTGGCAACAAAGCCATATACATATACGAAAACGCAGAACTAGGCATAACGAAGGCCTACACGTTTGCTCAGTACAGGTCTATGGTGCTAAAGTATGCCGCTGCCATGAGGGCCCTTGGCATTAGAAAAGGCGACAGGGTGCTCCTCTACATGCCTACAAGGGTTGAAGCCATAGCCGTGTTGCACGCTGCGGCTAGGATAGGCGCTATAGCGTCTTCAGTATATGCAGGCTTCTCTGCAGGCAGCCTGAGGGATCGTATAATGCTGACCGGCGCAAAGGTGGTCTTTACCCAGGACTTCAACATGAGGAGGGGTAAGCTGATAGAATTAAAGAGCGTTGTAGACGACGCCATAAAGTCTGTTGAAAAGTCGCCCGTGGAGAAGGTCGTAGTTTTCAGGTCAGAGTACACGGAGAAGGAGGCGCCTATGGCTAAGGGCCGCGACCTTTACTTTGACGAGTTCCTTGAGATGAGCAAGCAAGGCTCCTCTGACGTCGAGTGGCTTGAGTCCAACGAACCACTGCTAATAACCCCTACGTCGGGCACCACAGCTAAGCCCAAGCCAGTGGTCCACAAGCATGGGCCGTTCCAGGTGCATGTGGTTACCATGGGCAGGTGGATTTATGACCTCAGGTCCGAGGACACGTGGTTCATAACAAGTGACGTGGGTTGGCAGGCAGGGGTTAGCTACATGGTTTGGGGCGTGCCCATATTCGGCGCAACCAGCATAGTATATGATGGTACGCCCGATTATCCGAGGCCGGACATGTGGTGGGACGTCATAGAGCGCAATGGTGTCACCAAGCTCTGGATATCACCGACTGGAATTAGGCTGCTCAGCAAGTATGGTGCCGAGTACGCAAAGAAGCACGACCTGTCAAGCTTAAAGGTGGTCTTCAGCGCGGGCGAGCCGCTGAACCCCGAGCCGCTTCGCTGGCTCATGTATGACGTGCTTGAGGGCAGGGTCCCAGTTATAGACCATTACTGGCAGACCGAGACTGGAGGCCCAGTGGTTGGCAACCCATATGGGATCCAAATGATACCTATAAAGCCTGGCAGCGCTGGCATACCGCTGCCTGGAATTGTAGGATATGTGGCTAACGAGGAGACGGGGCAGCCTGCCAAGCCTGGCGAGAAGGGAGTCTTTGTAATGAAGTACCCATTCCCCGGTTACACGTCTGAGCTGTGGCAGGACTACCAGTGGTACCTTAAGTCCTACTGGGAGGCAAGACCCCAGCTTAAGGGCCTCATCTACTCAGGCGACGCTGCCATGGTCGATGAGGACGGCTACATATGGTTCCTCGGGAGAGCCGATGACGTGATCAAGATATCCGCGCACCGCATAGGGACCTTTGAGCTTGAGAGCGCGCTGGTCTCTCACCCGGCCGTGGCAGAGGCTGCCGTGATAGGGGTACCTGATCCCACTAGGGGCCAGGTGGCCGTGGGCTTCGTGGTGCTTAAGGAGGGCTACAAGCCAAGCGAGGAGCTGAAGAAGGAGCTAATGGATCACGTGAAGAAGGTTTATGGTCCTATAGCTGTCTTCAAGACCATAGAGATAGTGAAGGCTCTTCCTAAGACTAGGAGCGGAAAGATAATGAGGAGGGTTATAAGGGCCGTTTACCTTAATGAGCCCCTTGGAGACCTTTCAACCCTTGAGGACGAGAGCGAGGTTGAAGAGATAAGAAGGGCCATAGAGCAGTTCAGGGCGGCTATGAAGGAGAGCAGCTAA
- the speD gene encoding adenosylmethionine decarboxylase, with the protein MSSSPSTEVSRDYIVGKHVFGSLYGIPPEIAEDENLVRQAVLDAVKAANATLIEIMSWKIGGHKGGVSVIALVNESHIVVHTWTEYRYATVDAYTCGEHTKPEKAFEVIVERLKPEYYTYNYADRTQFPASSPVTIVRKRESKSIAITP; encoded by the coding sequence GTGTCAAGTAGTCCCAGTACGGAGGTCTCAAGGGATTATATAGTAGGTAAACATGTTTTTGGAAGCCTATACGGTATACCACCAGAGATAGCAGAGGACGAAAATCTAGTACGTCAGGCAGTGCTTGACGCAGTCAAGGCCGCCAACGCCACCCTAATAGAGATAATGAGCTGGAAGATAGGCGGCCACAAGGGAGGAGTCTCTGTAATAGCGCTGGTGAACGAAAGCCACATTGTGGTGCACACCTGGACAGAGTACCGTTATGCAACTGTTGATGCCTACACATGCGGCGAGCACACAAAGCCTGAGAAGGCATTTGAAGTTATAGTTGAAAGGCTAAAGCCTGAGTACTATACCTATAACTATGCTGACAGGACTCAGTTCCCAGCCTCGAGTCCCGTGACCATCGTACGTAAAAGGGAGAGCAAGAGCATCGCTATCACGCCCTAA
- a CDS encoding MBL fold metallo-hydrolase has product MESVPWLRITLLVDQQARPPFVAEYGLSLLLETEEWRGVFDAGQSPQTLRRNSELVGIGNKSLDFAVISHEHMDHVGGLSALKQLLKDDAPVYMPAGVNWRLLKSAEDLGLNVKRLMTGTRAAKAAFITSQQYGPPYEQSLIINLDGNRAVSLLGCSHPGPSRMVSKVLYDLSLTPYAVVGGLHLAWATPDKVRLEAEALKMLGVKVIVPLHCSGDPVKLESSRLGMKVLQASVGDKVVLPLDL; this is encoded by the coding sequence GTGGAATCTGTCCCCTGGCTTAGGATAACTTTGCTTGTAGACCAACAGGCAAGGCCGCCCTTTGTCGCCGAGTATGGGCTCTCCCTGCTTCTTGAGACTGAGGAGTGGAGAGGGGTCTTCGACGCCGGGCAGAGCCCTCAGACGCTTCGCAGGAACTCCGAGCTCGTAGGCATAGGGAATAAGTCTTTAGACTTCGCGGTCATATCTCATGAACACATGGATCATGTGGGAGGGCTTTCGGCACTTAAACAGCTGCTTAAAGACGACGCCCCAGTATACATGCCGGCCGGCGTCAACTGGAGACTACTTAAGAGCGCTGAGGACCTAGGACTCAATGTAAAGAGGCTGATGACTGGAACCCGAGCGGCCAAGGCTGCCTTTATAACGTCGCAGCAATATGGTCCTCCTTATGAGCAGTCCCTCATAATAAATCTTGACGGTAACAGGGCAGTGAGCCTCTTGGGGTGCTCTCATCCTGGGCCATCACGTATGGTAAGCAAGGTCCTGTACGACCTCTCTTTGACCCCCTACGCCGTGGTAGGGGGCCTTCACCTGGCCTGGGCAACTCCAGATAAGGTAAGGCTGGAGGCCGAGGCATTGAAGATGCTGGGGGTTAAAGTTATCGTCCCACTTCATTGCAGCGGCGATCCAGTGAAGTTGGAATCCTCAAGGCTGGGCATGAAGGTGCTACAGGCATCTGTTGGCGACAAGGTAGTCTTGCCTCTAGACCTATAA
- a CDS encoding pyridoxal-phosphate dependent enzyme, with translation MKFKIRPNYANMWRYSEMLATRPPQVVSYGEGLTPIVKVNGVLCKLENRNPTGTYADRASSVIVSGMRRKTYRVKYESDFAYSLAFYAKLAGSEVSVIAEPKELDPQDIIGIASLGGSLEFRGKPELQYENPLSVEGLKTIAFELVESSPNAERVYVPSSSGLLAFSIAEGLNELEGAPPMEVTAVVVKGSPLPSFLGFSRTIKIVEIEPEEVINGLVRLARRGFYIKFLAASAYAYASTEERGVALISGGIRKPQLKRPKSLEGASLKRRILDVLSRGGDLSAYEIWKEMPQFTLRGVYSALKSLEAEGSICARYKMRGRRKIRIYELCGPD, from the coding sequence GTGAAGTTCAAGATAAGGCCTAACTATGCAAACATGTGGAGGTACTCAGAAATGCTGGCGACAAGGCCTCCTCAGGTAGTAAGCTATGGCGAGGGCCTCACCCCCATAGTTAAAGTTAACGGTGTCCTGTGCAAGCTGGAGAACAGAAACCCCACTGGGACCTATGCAGATAGAGCTTCGTCCGTTATAGTAAGTGGTATGCGCCGCAAAACCTACAGAGTGAAGTACGAAAGCGACTTTGCCTACTCGCTTGCGTTTTATGCAAAACTTGCGGGCTCCGAGGTATCAGTCATAGCTGAGCCCAAGGAGCTCGATCCACAGGATATCATCGGAATAGCGTCCCTTGGAGGCTCCCTGGAGTTCAGGGGAAAGCCAGAGCTACAGTACGAGAACCCTCTAAGCGTTGAAGGTCTGAAGACTATAGCTTTTGAGCTCGTCGAGAGCTCGCCAAATGCTGAGAGAGTTTATGTGCCATCATCGTCTGGCCTCTTAGCGTTCTCCATAGCTGAGGGCTTAAATGAGCTCGAAGGGGCCCCGCCTATGGAGGTTACAGCTGTTGTGGTGAAGGGTAGCCCCCTGCCGTCATTTCTGGGATTCTCGAGGACCATTAAGATCGTTGAGATAGAGCCTGAAGAGGTTATAAATGGCCTGGTAAGGTTAGCTAGAAGAGGTTTTTACATCAAGTTCCTGGCAGCCTCTGCTTATGCCTACGCGTCTACCGAGGAAAGGGGCGTGGCGCTGATAAGTGGAGGGATTAGAAAACCTCAGCTAAAGAGACCGAAGTCCCTCGAGGGGGCCTCGCTCAAGAGAAGAATACTTGACGTGCTATCGCGCGGCGGGGACTTAAGCGCCTACGAAATATGGAAAGAGATGCCACAGTTCACATTGAGGGGCGTGTACTCAGCTCTCAAGTCACTTGAGGCTGAGGGAAGTATATGCGCACGTTATAAGATGAGAGGAAGAAGAAAGATAAGGATCTATGAGCTTTGCGGGCCAGACTAA
- the pth2 gene encoding peptidyl-tRNA hydrolase Pth2 encodes MKQAIVLRRDLQMGKGKAAAQAAHAACEAVLSIIRSNNSEWSRWLDSWLSQGQKKVVLRVESEGELNRVYEEARAAGLPASMIEDAGLTQLPPGTKTAVAVGPAPAELVDKITGKLKLY; translated from the coding sequence ATGAAACAGGCCATAGTGCTTAGAAGAGACCTCCAGATGGGAAAGGGCAAGGCGGCGGCCCAGGCGGCTCACGCCGCCTGCGAGGCGGTGCTCTCAATAATAAGGAGCAACAATTCTGAGTGGTCGCGTTGGCTAGACTCCTGGCTGTCGCAGGGGCAGAAGAAGGTGGTGCTTAGGGTTGAAAGTGAAGGCGAGCTGAACAGAGTCTATGAGGAGGCTAGGGCGGCCGGCCTACCGGCGTCCATGATAGAGGACGCTGGCCTTACTCAACTGCCCCCTGGAACTAAAACCGCCGTGGCCGTAGGTCCCGCGCCGGCTGAGCTGGTTGACAAAATAACGGGGAAGCTTAAGCTGTACTGA